Genomic segment of Sporocytophaga myxococcoides:
TTCCAATATAAATACTTTCGCAGGATCAACGATGTATTTGGGAGGAAATCTGGATGTAAATAGCGGTGGAATTGTCACGCTTGCCGGAGTTATGGGCGTTAATGGATCTGTTACTAATAATAATATTATAAGAGGGGGAGGCGGACCATGCGGAGGATTGGATGTTACCGGAACTTTTACCAATAATGGATCAGGCAGAATCCAGAATAATGGTGGACTGACAATTAACAAAGTTCCATCTCCCAATTCTGGAACTGTAGAACCAACAGTTGGTGTAAGTAATATTAACCCTAATATTACCACTCAACCTTCTAATGTTTCTTCATGTCCTGGAGGAAATGCAAGTTTTTCTGTAACAACTACTCCTGCCGCAAATACTTATCAGTGGCAGGTTCAGACAGGAGGAACGGGACCGTTTACCAGCCTTTCAGGACAAACTGGGAGTACATTAAACTTATCGGGTGTAACAGCTGGAATGAGTGGTAATGTGTATAGAGTGTTGGTGTACTCTTGCCCTAATTTTGTAATTTCCAATACTGCAACATTAACAGTAAATCCGAACGTAAGTGGGACTATTGCTTCTATAAATGTGAATTGTAACGGAGCCTTAACAGGTAGTATTACAATTAGCCCATCGGGAGGAAGCGGAAGTTATCAATATTCGGTAAATGGAGGATCGACATGGCAATCGTCAGCTACTTTTTCCGGACTGGGAGCTGGCACTTATAATGTCCGGATTAGAGATGCTGCAAATACATCTTGTGCTGCGACCTTGAATGCAGCATATACTATTACGCAACCGGCATTATTAACGGCAACTGTAAGTAAAACTAATGTACTTTGTAATGGAGCTTCAACGGGATCGATAACTATTACATCCCCGGCAGGAGGCGTTTCTCCATATCAGTATTCTATTAATGGAGGATCTTACCAGTCAAGCGGTTCATTCACAGGTCTTGCATCAGGTAGTTATACATTAAATATAAGAGATGCAAATAATTGTGTTGTAGCACTTCCAGGTCAGACGATAACTCAACCAGCACTTTTATCTGCAACAGTTAGTAAGACAGATGTACTTTGTAATGGAGCTTCAACAGGAT
This window contains:
- a CDS encoding SprB repeat-containing protein, which gives rise to MKYFLLTTLVTIVLFVNISIGYGQCSSCSVTVNVSGTSSTGITATASNQTLCITGSGTYNGIINLNYQNNVTVCVGNNITVSSSASVSNTPLTARFNNYGTWNNSMNFGSGLYQSGVIYNNYGTVNTDQIQLNSNTINNYGSFNVSGSVIVNSGSNINTFAGSTMYLGGNLDVNSGGIVTLAGVMGVNGSVTNNNIIRGGGGPCGGLDVTGTFTNNGSGRIQNNGGLTINKVPSPNSGTVEPTVGVSNINPNITTQPSNVSSCPGGNASFSVTTTPAANTYQWQVQTGGTGPFTSLSGQTGSTLNLSGVTAGMSGNVYRVLVYSCPNFVISNTATLTVNPNVSGTIASINVNCNGALTGSITISPSGGSGSYQYSVNGGSTWQSSATFSGLGAGTYNVRIRDAANTSCAATLNAAYTITQPALLTATVSKTNVLCNGASTGSITITSPAGGVSPYQYSINGGSYQSSGSFTGLASGSYTLNIRDANNCVVALPGQTITQPALLSATVSKTDVLCNGASTG